The following are encoded together in the Proteiniphilum saccharofermentans genome:
- a CDS encoding outer membrane beta-barrel protein encodes MRETILLSLSVLFLFSSPAIMAQDKKIGLQLEAGYGIISNKDNASAYQFFLSPYYRVNDNFSMGIGAGLMQHKSTFPERSYPVYVHSKYRLNTNSNLKPFFNLKIGYGFGSTDMGIAGIDVNDLQYSGEIKYSADFFISPSIGISYDVVKQRSLFLAISYDLLKVKTKNMIRQENAVVDLKQYTEKNSSIIGLRVGYEF; translated from the coding sequence ATGAGGGAAACAATTTTACTAAGTTTATCTGTTTTATTCCTATTTTCTTCCCCCGCCATAATGGCACAGGACAAAAAAATAGGATTGCAACTGGAAGCAGGATATGGAATAATAAGCAACAAAGACAATGCCAGTGCGTATCAATTTTTTCTTTCACCTTATTATCGAGTTAATGACAATTTCTCAATGGGGATTGGAGCAGGTCTTATGCAACACAAAAGTACTTTTCCGGAAAGGAGTTATCCGGTATATGTTCATTCTAAATATAGATTGAATACGAACTCGAATTTAAAGCCATTTTTTAATTTAAAAATTGGATATGGCTTTGGCTCAACAGATATGGGAATAGCCGGCATAGATGTCAATGACCTTCAGTACTCCGGTGAAATTAAGTACAGTGCTGATTTTTTCATTTCGCCGTCAATAGGAATAAGCTATGATGTAGTAAAGCAACGTTCTCTTTTTCTTGCTATTTCGTATGATTTGTTGAAAGTGAAGACTAAGAATATGATTCGTCAAGAAAATGCCGTCGTAGATTTAAAACAGTATACTGAAAAAAACAGTTCAATAATTGGATTGAGAGTGGGATACGAGTTTTAG